Genomic segment of Tepidanaerobacter syntrophicus:
GTTTATTATGATATCACATTATTGCAATACTGTCAATCCGGACTTTAGCAAGATGTCAAGTAATTTTTTGGTTTTTTATAAGTTGAATTTGTCGTTTTCGTAAAAATTTTATTGAAAGGAAAGTGTTTTGCTTGTCGCTTATTGAATTTATAGACGTAAGTTTTGAAAGTGGAAATGATAAAATCTTAGATCATATTTCATTTATTGCTGAAGAGGGAGATTATATTTCAATTGTCGGGCCTTCAGGAAGCGGAAAAACCACCTTATTAAAGCTATGTAATCATCTGATAAGCCCAACTTATGGCACCATTTTATATAATAATAAGGATTTAAACGAATATGAGCCTACTGAACTTCGGAAAAAAATAATTTATTGTTCTCAAATTCCTTGTCTTTTTCCGGATACTGTCATGGACAATATTAAATTTCCCTTTCAAATAAGGGGACTTAAAACTGATATGGAAAAAATCAGCAAGATTTTCTCCATGTTTAAAATGTCTACAGATTATTTAAGTAAAAGGGTTAATGTTCTTTCGGGCGGTGAAAAGCAGAGGATAGCCCTTATTCGTGCTTTACTGTTTAAGCCTGAAATACTTCTTTTAGATGAAGTAACATCTGCCCTTGATCCTGAGAACACAAAAATTGTAGAAAATATTATAGTCTCGCTGAACAAGGAGAATACTGCAATTTTTTGGGTAACTCATAATCCTGAACAAAGCCGCAAATTTGCAAATAAACTTCTTTATATAGAGGCAGGTAAAATAAAATCATTGGAGGTTTTAAAATGAACTCTTCAGCCAACATAAGCATTCCTTCGCTTTTTATAGCATCATCCCTTGTTATGGTAACTGTCTTTTTTTCTTATTGGCAAAAACTCAAACTCGAAAAAGAAATCATTATTAGTGTAATAAGAGCAATAGTTCAACTTGTCGCAGTGGGATATGTCTTGGAATATATCTTTGGCCTGCAAAGTCCTTTATTCACAACTCTTTTACTCATTTTTATGGCATTTAACGCAGCATATAATGCATCAAAGAGAGGAAAGGGTATAAAAAACGGCCTTGTAATATCTTTTGTATCGATTATGGCAGGCACCATGGCTACATTAATTATTCTCGTTTTTTCCGGTGCTATCCGTTATCAGCCATATCAAATTATACCTGTAGGAGGAATGATTATAAGCAACGCAATGGTTGCATTAGGTCTATGTTACAATCAGCTTCTTTCAGATTTTAAAAACAAGCAGGATGAGATTGAAACAAAATTATCAATTGGAGCTGATATTTTACCTGCCTCTGTTAACATTATCCGTGAATCCATAAAAACCAGTATGCTTCCGACAATTGATTCCGCAAAGAC
This window contains:
- a CDS encoding ABC transporter ATP-binding protein; protein product: MSLIEFIDVSFESGNDKILDHISFIAEEGDYISIVGPSGSGKTTLLKLCNHLISPTYGTILYNNKDLNEYEPTELRKKIIYCSQIPCLFPDTVMDNIKFPFQIRGLKTDMEKISKIFSMFKMSTDYLSKRVNVLSGGEKQRIALIRALLFKPEILLLDEVTSALDPENTKIVENIIVSLNKENTAIFWVTHNPEQSRKFANKLLYIEAGKIKSLEVLK
- a CDS encoding ABC transporter permease; this encodes MNSSANISIPSLFIASSLVMVTVFFSYWQKLKLEKEIIISVIRAIVQLVAVGYVLEYIFGLQSPLFTTLLLIFMAFNAAYNASKRGKGIKNGLVISFVSIMAGTMATLIILVFSGAIRYQPYQIIPVGGMIISNAMVALGLCYNQLLSDFKNKQDEIETKLSIGADILPASVNIIRESIKTSMLPTIDSAKTLGIVSLPGMMTGLILAGTSPLEAIKYQIMVTFMLLSTTSISSFIACYLSYRGFFNERKQLIYIK